AAATGCGTGGCTACGGCCGTACCAGTGCCCCCCAGGCTGCCGAGGCATACGACATCATTACCCTGTGCGGCGACATTCAGCAGGCCATGGACAAGCTGGGCCAACAGCGGGTGGCGATGATCGGACACGACTGGGGTGCACCGGTCGCCTGGCACCTGGCCCTGCTGGAACCCGAACGGGTGGCGGTAGTCGGCGGCTTGTCAGTACCCTATGGCGGCCGACCGAAGCGGCCGGCAATCGAGGTGATGCGCGAGCTGTATCAGGACAAGTTCCATTACATGCTCTACTTCCAGCAGCCGGAGCGCGCCGAAGCAGAACTGGCGGAAAATATCCCCCGCACCATGCGGGTGATCATGCATGGCATGTCATCCACTGATGCCGGCAATTCTCTGGTGCAGGACAAACCGGCCGATGCCCGCTGGCTGGATGACCGGGAAGACTCCGGCGAGCCACCCGTCTGGTGCCCGCCGGACGCCTTTCAGGTCTATGTGGATACCTTTGAACGATCGGGCTTTCATGGCCCCATCAACTGGTACCGCAACTTTGAACGCAACTGGGAACGCACCGCCGACCTGGCTGGCCGCAAGATCGAGCAACCGGCACTGTTCGTGATTGGCGACCGTGACCCGGTGGGCCAACTGGAAGCCTACACCATCAAGAAAATGCCCAGTGTGGTACCCCGCGTCGAGCAGCATCAGATAGCTGACTGCGGGCACTGGATTCAGGCGGAACAACCGGAACCGGTCAATCACTTGCTGCTGGACTTTTTGCAGCGTCATTTTCCGCTGCCCTGAAACATCAACGGGGGCCATCAAGGCCCCCGCTCTGATCCACGCTGCTGACACCGTCAGACGCGGAACTGCTGCACCAGAGCACGCAATTGCTCAGCCAGCTTGGCCAGCGCCTCGCTGGCCTGGGTCGATTGCTCCACGCTGTGACTGGTTTGCTGGGCTACATCATTGACGCCGTGGATGTTCTGATTGATTTCACGCGCGGTGGCAGTCTGCTCTTCCGCCGCACTGGCAATCTGCTGCATCATTTCATCAATCAACAAGACACCCTTGGCGATACTTTCCAGCGACTCGCCGGTCTCACCCACGTGTTCAACCGTGCCTTGCGCACTTTCCCGACTGACCTGCATCACCTGCTCTGCCCGTGACGCGCCAGCCTGCAACTTCTCGATGGTCGACTGGATTTCGGTGGTCGAATCCTTGGTACGACTGGCCAGTGAGCGCACCTCATCGGCAACGACGGCAAAACCGCGCCCACTCTCACCGGCCCGGGCTGCCTCGATAGCCGCATTCAACGCCAACAGGTTGGTCTGCTCGGCAATGTTTTCGATGACCTGCAACACATTGTCAATGCGGTCGCTGTCTTGCTTGAGCTCGGCGACCACCGTGGTGGCGTTTTCAATTTCATCCGCCAGACGGTTGATCGCAGTCACGGTATTGCCGACCACGACGCGGCCGTTATTGGCATTGCCGCTGACTTCCCGGGCGCTGTCCGCCGCCCGCAGGGTATTGCTCGCCACTTCTTCCACCGTAGCGGTCATTTCATTCATTGCTGCCGCTGCGCTGTTGATCTGGGTCGTCTGCTGCTGCATGCCGGCTTCGGTTTCTTCGCTGATTTGCGATAGCTCGGTCGCCGCGGCGGCGACCTGTTCGGAATACTGGTTGACCTCGCCAAGCATGGTGCGCAGGCTCGCCTGCATGGTCCGGATGGAAGCCAGCAGACTGCTGTCGTCCCCCGACTTGAGCGTGATTGTTGCCGTCAGGTCACCCTGCGCCACTTGATGCACGACATCAGCCGCGTATTGGGGATCCCCACCCAGGGTACGCAGGACCGAGCGCACCATCAGCAAACAGATGCCGACGGCGACAACGATAATCACCAGCGATACGCCAATGATCAGCCACATCATGCGATTGAGTTCAGCCATGGCGACCGAGGCTTCGGTTTCTACCACCAGCCCCCAGCCCAGCATGGGGAGATAGGTGTAACTCCCGATCACCGGCGTTGCCGCTGCATTGGCATACTGGCCTACCCCGCTGCGCCCGTTGGCCATGGCCTGACCCGCTTCGGTATCGACCTGGCCACTGACGCCACGCAATGAGTCAGCCGTGGTCACCGGCTCACCCTTGCTGTCGAGCAGGAAAATTTCCGTACCCGCCGAGCGATCAAGTTCGGCTACGCGTTCGATGATGGTGTCGACCATCACCGCCCCACGCATGACGCCAACGATCTCGCCGCCCCGGCGTACCGGAATGGCTACCGTCGACACGCGATTGCCGGTAGCACGGGAAACCACCGGCTGCGAAAAGGTATCCTGACCGCTGATAGCCTGTTTGAACCAGGCCCGGTCGGCCACATTGAATTCTGCTGCCTCACTTCGGCGCATCACTCGCGTACGACCATCATGGGCAACACCCACGACCCCGCGCCCATCGGGGCCGACAAAGAAGATGGTGTCATAAAACCCCTGGGCATCGGCGATCCGCTCCAGCAGATGTTCCAGCTCATCGAGGTTTCCATGCACGCTGGCATTCAGGTCCGCCAGGTAGCGCATCTCATCCTGCCGCGCCTGCGCCCAGTCTTCGAAGGACTGGGCATTGAGCCCACCCATGGTCTGCAGCTGGTCGAGGGTCGCGGTAGTGAAGGAGGCCCGGTACGACATCATGATCAGGCTGGAAATGGTAACAATGGATACCAGTATCAGGCCTACCAGCATCAGGGTCAGCCGAGCAGCGAA
This sequence is a window from Halopseudomonas salegens. Protein-coding genes within it:
- a CDS encoding alpha/beta fold hydrolase encodes the protein MPTFEHQMLQLDSIQLSLYSAGPVSGPVVWLLHGFPECWYSWRHQIAALSAAGYRVMAPEMRGYGRTSAPQAAEAYDIITLCGDIQQAMDKLGQQRVAMIGHDWGAPVAWHLALLEPERVAVVGGLSVPYGGRPKRPAIEVMRELYQDKFHYMLYFQQPERAEAELAENIPRTMRVIMHGMSSTDAGNSLVQDKPADARWLDDREDSGEPPVWCPPDAFQVYVDTFERSGFHGPINWYRNFERNWERTADLAGRKIEQPALFVIGDRDPVGQLEAYTIKKMPSVVPRVEQHQIADCGHWIQAEQPEPVNHLLLDFLQRHFPLP
- a CDS encoding methyl-accepting chemotaxis protein, with the protein product MSKNTPRLSFAARLTLMLVGLILVSIVTISSLIMMSYRASFTTATLDQLQTMGGLNAQSFEDWAQARQDEMRYLADLNASVHGNLDELEHLLERIADAQGFYDTIFFVGPDGRGVVGVAHDGRTRVMRRSEAAEFNVADRAWFKQAISGQDTFSQPVVSRATGNRVSTVAIPVRRGGEIVGVMRGAVMVDTIIERVAELDRSAGTEIFLLDSKGEPVTTADSLRGVSGQVDTEAGQAMANGRSGVGQYANAAATPVIGSYTYLPMLGWGLVVETEASVAMAELNRMMWLIIGVSLVIIVVAVGICLLMVRSVLRTLGGDPQYAADVVHQVAQGDLTATITLKSGDDSSLLASIRTMQASLRTMLGEVNQYSEQVAAAATELSQISEETEAGMQQQTTQINSAAAAMNEMTATVEEVASNTLRAADSAREVSGNANNGRVVVGNTVTAINRLADEIENATTVVAELKQDSDRIDNVLQVIENIAEQTNLLALNAAIEAARAGESGRGFAVVADEVRSLASRTKDSTTEIQSTIEKLQAGASRAEQVMQVSRESAQGTVEHVGETGESLESIAKGVLLIDEMMQQIASAAEEQTATAREINQNIHGVNDVAQQTSHSVEQSTQASEALAKLAEQLRALVQQFRV